In the Glycine max cultivar Williams 82 chromosome 6, Glycine_max_v4.0, whole genome shotgun sequence genome, GACCAAAATCCTACAAAGCATAAATGTATTCAGAGAATGTCCCATGTCCACATTACCTTTCGAATTATATAGTGTCCGTTAATctattttatgtatatatatgtgtatatctATCAGTTTGTTAGATGTCTAACATCTCATTATTTTAATGcctttcaaatattattttagtttcaaaTATGAGGGCTGCTTTTCAATAAATGGtttctaatttcttttttattctgaaaaagCCAGAAATACTGGAAACATTTGTGAGCaggtttttctagttttatatttaatatgtgGGTTATTTGTGATAAATATTGATCTCGATTTGGAGTTTGTCCTTTTATTTTCCaatagaaattatttaaatgtatttttgtgGAGTTGAACTGTTATTTGCACTAAATAACGTATTATTAAACAAACAAGATTCTTTGTTTAGTTTCAGGGATAGGTGGTTATGATATGTTCAAATTACTAATTATTGCATTTCAGGACTATGCAAACAGCAGTTGGAGTATTTGGTGGGGAAGCATATACTGATGGGATTAATGTACCTCCCCTAATGAATGACAATGTGGGAGATAGTCGTCGCCCTGCAATTTCCAGTCTAAATGTCCCACCATTTATAGCAGTAGAGCTTTGCCGAGAACATTTGGTATGCAATGCAATGGTGATGAAGTTTTATAGCTTTGAAGTTTGGACGATTGAAtcaattaattacttttctGTTTGGAGTTTGACAGTACCAGTCAAAGGAGTGATTGATGTAATGGCAATCATTCCTTTGCTTTCTTTCTAGCATTCTGTTAGGAAATATACGCGAATTACTACTGAAATTACATGCTGGCAGTTTACGTTGCATTTGGAAGCTTGCTTCTGCTTATACAGGGAACGGATGTCAGGTCATGTTGCCCATTTtctgtttgttttctttattgaaTCAAATACAAACCATATGATATTCTTGAGGAGCCTTTGTATGGTCATACTTGCCAGTCCCAATTTTGGCCCATTTATTCTTGTTCTGCGATTCAATTTGCTTCAAATTCCCTTTGTTTAGTCTTTGACTAAGTCTTCCGAGTCTTGTTAAATAGTCTGAAGTTTGTTGATTCATTATAGGATGAGGACATGAGATGTGTGTTGGCTGTTGGCTCCTTCtaattgatttattcatttttttcctcgCTGAATAATTGGTGCAGAGGTTGCTGGTTTTCAGCTTTTACATGGCGTGTGGTCTTGTAGCTACTAGCCAATGACTAGATTACATTAGGTTATGATAAGAAAGTTTCATGTTTGAAcacagtattttttttacccCCTTTCTTGCTGTTTTTTATGCCGCTTGACATTTttggtaaattttttattgcgGGTAATTCAGGGGGTGTATCCTTGTGATAAGAGAAGAAACATCACTGACTACCGACATATGTTTCCAGCTATTGATTTTTCATTGGTAAGTGATCTCTTTTGACTAGCTCATGTATGGGCTAGCGTTACCATACATCAAGTTTGATTCAATGGGATTCATGCGTGTGTAAATTGTGTTTAGATAGAAAACGATGACGACATTTTGTGGAAACCTGACATTAGAGAGAAGAATGAAGAAGTTGCTGCCAGGGGACTGAAATTTTTGGAATGGTGAGtgtgattaaataatttgtgtTTTATATCAACAGAGTATTgattttcaagaataattcaacaATAAGAATCTTATTGAAGAAAAGTAGGGAGAGGCAGAGACAAAGAAGCTTGTTTATACTGAATTTAAATGTTCATATTATCAAGAATTGAGGTttaagctattttttttattggctgAATTATGTTGACATTTTGGCCATTTTGCACTTTACCATGATAATGTCAAGACATTCATTCAGACAATGCATGTGGTTGCCCAATTTGAGTTTTGTTTTCCTAGTGTGCTTTTGTTGCATGGCATCTGAAGCACATTCATGCATTATTTCGTAATGATTTATGGCTTTAGATTTTAAGAGGTTTATATATTGAGATTTACATCACAAGGAAGATATGGGTTCATAACCTTTCCTTATTGATCCAGGTTGTGGACACGGAAAGAAAAGGAGATAGCTGTCGTTACCCACAGTGGTTTTCTGTTTCATTCCTTAAGTGCTTTTGGAAATGATTGTCATCCAAACGTGAAGAATGAAATCTGCACACAGTAAGTATTCATCTGGAAGTATTGCCATGTCTTTTATATAAACAACACCATTCAGGTTTTTTGAGATACATGGAAGAAAGAAcaaacaataatgttttttttttttcaattgtctGATGATCACTGAAGGACCAATTTGGATCCTTTAAAATAGGAACTATAGGGGTTCAATTTTGATGCAATCGCggttttcaaaagtttaaaattggTTAGACAATGTATGAGATGTCAAATTCATTAAATGAGATGACAACTCATTATTGGTTGATATTAGTGtaaaactttttctttgttgacactacattaaaattaaaaaattccacataaaaagaaaaagatcatgaTTTCTTCTACTATATTTCAGGTCCTCCACATTTGCGTTTTTTATTCTGCATTtatttttgaagtttaattctctgAATTATGGAGTTTATTTGGTAATAATCTCACTTtccttctaaaaaaattacatcaaaaataaaaagtggaAGAGAAGAGGAATTCACTTGAGGTATATTCCTATTCAACCTAACCTAAATGTTTTAACCTTTAGGATTTATTTGGTGTTCCCCTTAAAATTGAAGGTGAAAAACAGTTTATACTAAAATTTGTATAAACAACCAATTTTAAGAGGATATATAACTTTTTAGCAAATAGTTCTTTGCAAGCCTTACTGGTATCCAACTTTCAAAAGTACTAATTAGTTCATTTTGGTTTCTTTGTTTATACAGCTTTGCTAACTGTGAGCTACGTTCAATGGTTATCATTGACAGAGGGTGAGCATTTTATTTGCAAAAAAACTTACACTTACATATCTACAGAAAATTCACCTATgaatatcatttattatttttgcagTGTGATTGGTTCAGATGAGTCCTCTACCAACTATACTGGCAAAATTCCATATGGCCGGCCTTGACCTTCCTAGTGACGTTGCTGACCAGAAACATCCAGAGAATGGGCAGGCAAACTGATAGTTCCTTGCTGTCTTGGTggaattttcttcatttttatgaTTCCTAATTACATTTATAGGTTTTCTCGATGCTAAAATCACAAGTCGATACAAAAATTTTAGGATGAAAAGATGGATACCAACAACGATTACTTGGTTTTAGCATTGATTAAATGGACATCAATTTTATGTGTGAGCTGTGGACGTTATGTTATGTTTTATTCACAGTTATTGACTTGTGATATAGGTATTAAATAAATTCTCTATAAACATCTgcaggagaaaaaaaataaaaaaataattaaataaacgaTGGTAATAGAAAGATAGATGGTTTGTCATATCTAATCATGACGGTGTCTAGTTCTCCTCTACTTCATCATACAACGCACACCTTATTGTCTGAATGTTGTCATGATTGTATAAACAATCCAGAGTAGATAATCTTCTCCTAATGGCTAAAAAAAATGTCAGGGAATAGACTTGTACTATACTGTTTCATACCAATTTACAAGAGGATTGGtagatcaaattcaaatatcatCCCAAGAAAGCTTTATAGAGAACTTACCATCAGGAGCATTCAACCACATGGCGGCATCTCTCATTGCAATTTTGGACCTTCAATCACTAGGTATGTCACTAATAATTTTTCTATCATTTAGAGTTGGCTTGATTGGCTACTAGCTATAGTAATTCTTCGCAATAAGCTCTTACTTCATACCTTAATCCATGTATATCCTCTAACTCAGTTAACTCATTCTCAATCGAAACTCTAAACCAGTGCAACTATCTTTCCTCCATGGCAAAAAGAATCTGAAGTCTTTTTCTAATCTCAAAATAAACTTTTCTTCACTTTCCCTTGTAGATATTTTGAATGTTGGAGGCAAGTTGTAACTGATTGATTTCCTcttctttgaaaaaagaaaggTAAATTGCAATATTTTTATACCCTCTAAATGTATAAAAGTTCAATTTTAGTctctctaaataaataaaaattcaattttaatcccTCTACAcataaaagtttgtttttaatatgtataataaaattcaaGGTCTCTATATATTGtaagactaaaaacaaaaattgccatattttaaaaaactaaaaacatttaatattaattaaaatgtataaccaaattaatttaacattattagaaagtgtaaaatttgtttttttctaactttaaaACGGATTCTTCTAAAAAAACCTTTGAAACGGATACTATATCTTTTAGTTGATTCCAGATGAAGAGCATCAAAGGCTAATGATATtgctgttcttttttttttttttctttttcatatctgCCCTTGTATCATTTTGAAGTATAAAATGTTGTAAACTAAGCGAATGTGTGTCCCTGGAGGTGAGAAATTCCCAGTACAAAACCCTCAACCCTTGAGGGCGAATAGCAGAAAACCAACTAACACAGACAATAGAAGAATGAGACCGGCAGCGACAACATTAATGTGACCTGGCTTCACAGTTTTACTACTTGAACTCTCGCTTCCGCCATCACGTTTGCTCTTGTCTTCCATGAGGTGAATTTCTGAATAGGAGGGCACTGCCACATCCCAGAAAGATTTAGTTTTGAAAGATAACTCTTCTTTCTCTGGCTCCAAAATTTTAGAGACATCAGTTGGAGCTTTCATGGACAATAACTCCATGCAATGATCTTTTAAAAcctaagaaattaaaatcacaagTCAGAggaataatagtttttttaaaaggttaaattacttatttggtCCTTATAGTTTCATAATTCTTacctttttagtccctatagttcacattttaattctcttttagtccctgtagtttaaaagtgttctttttagtccctataatttacattttaattctagtctcaataatttgaaaataaataagaatcatgaaactatagggactaaaaagatcattttcaaaactacaagaattaaaaaagaatttaaatataaactataggactaaaaaaaccactttcaaactataaaaactaaaaaaataagaatcatgaaattatagagaccaaatgagtaatttaacctttttaaaaatagtaagtactaagaaataaaaataaaagtacaagTTCATTGTAACAGTGACAAGCTAGTAGAGGCTACAACAAGAAAGCGGTTCTAGAACATGAAAACAACTGTTAATATAGATAAATTGGCCATGGTAAACAATGACACTATCATAAGTGTGCTGCCCTATTCCTCATTGCTTTTGGTTTTCACGAGTGTccaacaacatcatcatcatattaCTTTGCTTTTAACAGAGGCCGGGGAGCCGCTTCTGCAATTAAGTTGACATTTGAgaataaaaatcatgttatgTAATTCATGCCCCTCTATTAATGTGCATACTTAAATGCATGCATGCTTTGTTTGCAAATCACCAGGTAATTCCAGAATTGATTAGGTAGTTGTTCAAAGGCTCtggataatattattttggacATTCCAAAATCAATAAACTATTGATCTCGTCAGGACGAGAATGTCCCTTTATGTATATGTGGAAGTATCAGTTCAAAACTCTTCAACAAAGAACCTATTTTCAGCAACAATACAGGTAATGCAAAATGACCCAACACAGTAGCAGTTGGTCTTCAAACCAAATCAGGCATGGAAATAAATTTAGCCACGGCAAGAAACAATATCTACTATTTCCCTATGGAACAAACCTCAACAGTTTCAAAAGGCTGCAAATAATCACACACATACACCACTGCTAACCATGGTGCAAAGACTCTTCTAGGAAATGGAAGACTGCATCCTTTTCTGTCAAAAAACAAATGATAGatttaattaatcaaacaaACCAAAGCATGGGaagccaaaataacaaaatgtatcaatataacttatataatttatgtattgACAATTTGACATGATTGTCACTTTTAGATTTTTATGGAGGCATAACTCTAGAATGCCAGTTTCAGATTATACACACATTAGGAGATGGATTCACTCTCTATGCATGTATGTATATGAGGTATATCTATGTAACCTTTAACAATCATTTTACAGGAAATGCTAATCGATGATCCATTTGAGTGGCAATGTGGCATTAAGTCCCTTGGGAGAGTGCTTGGTCCCAGGTTCAAATCCCAGCTAGACCACTTTGCCATTGCTCAATctaccctctctctctctccacacTAGGCCGTGGACCTCTTtgtaaccaaaaaagaaaagaaaacaataggCCGCATACTGTAACATTACAAACTAGCAATGAAATCAACTGAACCTTGACATCAGGGTTACAAAAATGACAAAAACCAAGGAAATCATTGTAAAATAACAACCTGCCTAAATTGTTAATCAGATCTCCCTGTGAACTGCAGGAACTAAAGCTGCATATATCTACCCTCCCCAAAGGCGGAAGCTTCATGCATGGGATCACCACTTTAGCTGCAGTTGTTTGAAACAACCCAACGGTAGGTGATAGATCCCACAGCTTCATTGCACAaacttaaagagagaattccaATGAGTAAGAATTCAGgtaatatgtatataaaatgCAATAACCTAGTTTCATTTCGATGGCCTTACATTAAGAACAAGCATAAGCGAAAGTGAAGTATATCAATGAGTAATATACCATTATTACAAGTTACCAACCTCAATAAGTGCAACACTAGTTGGGGAACAGGCGTTTCAGCTGATAATTCATCGCTTACTTGGCTTCCAACATCATGATTGTTACCAGAGTCAGCATCTACCTCATCACAGATTATATCCAATCTACTTTGCAGACTCGTAATTATATCTCCCTACACACAGAATTGTGATCCACAACAATATAAGACAAAATCAGGAAGAGGGGATTGTCAGTGAAGTTATCATTTGGTTCTATAATAAACTCATAAGTAGGGGCATCATCAAATAATCATATTTCAGAACAGATATTTCCAAACAAATGTCACTCTTAACTCTTAAGACAGCCCTTGAATAAAAGGACGAAAGTTTCATTGTAAAATCATGAATAGCATAAATATAGATAGTTATTACTCACCTTTATATCAGTGATGGCTTGGGAAATTGGCTCTTTTGAATTTAGATATGCAAACGAACATATCAAGCCACTAAATGAAAGAATACCAACAACATCTCCTTGGCTGCatgcttttcaaaaaaaaaaaaaaatctgttggtGTTGGAAAATGAAGttttaaaacaaaaggaaaattaataatagcaataataaccagaatatttatacaaaataagGCTGTAGGCAAACATACCTTCAATAGAACTATCGTTCagaaatgaaagaagcaatTCAACTTCATGCACACCATCTGATGAATATGACTCACTCTCAACAACCtaaatttataaagaaataaattttcttacaaaataatGATTACACGAAGGAATATCTTacaaattgtaataaaaaaatagtttaggtAGAAATAAACCCAAACCATGGATAAAAGGAGTGACTCTTAATATTATACTATATCAGGGGAAATTAGATGCTCTTACCTAAAGCACAAGCCTGTGTAAAGTACTACAACTTTAAGGTGCAGCTTAACACAAATGTATGCTCTAGATAGCATGTTAAGTGGGCATAAATTTGGTAATGTGACCATTTTTAGATAATATGACACTTTTGTACATCTCTACACAATTACCAAACAGCATAGAACTACACACTTAAGCAGTAAGCAACATGAAATtcatattaaatatgttttatagaTCATATCCAGTTGCCTGCACTTGAAAACTAGGGTAATCAATAGGCTACAAGGTATTCTCTAATAGACAGAAATTCCAAGTTTCAGTATTCAtcaaggaatttttaagagaCCAATGTCCAAAATGTTACACTAATTCAATGTCCAATTCAAGCAAACTCTGATGACAAAACTATCTTGGGCAATGTAATATTCTGGGCAGAAAACCACTGTATCACAATGAAAACAATATCGTCGGAAGTAAACACAGTACAACCAGGGAATTAACAATTCAGCTACTTAAAAAAACTgaatttttctataattggGGGAACCAAATTGCTTCTTCCTTCTGACTAAAgtttactaaaagataaaacagCAACTAGAAACTAGGAAGTaaaaagccaaaaataaaaagcagGGAGTAGAGCAATTACCAATTTACCATCAATCAAGGCCTTTGCACCTGCAAGCTCTTTGGCATGAATAGATATTGCATGACGAAGAACATCACTCAACGTCTGGAACTTTGAGGCACTGTCGCGTAATATGGGCAACCTTGCAAGACATAACACCGTATCCAAAACGAAAATTACCAACAGCTTCAGTCTTTCATTCATCAACTAATATGACAAATTAGGGAGAATGTTACCTCAGGTTAAAGTTGTGCATGCACTTGAACGTTTGAAGGGAAGTTAAGACCTTCCCCATCTTAAAATCACAAGGCCGCAAACTACTTGATGTAATATTCGAAGACAGTGAGCAGTTTCTACAATTCCACCTACACTAATAGCAATATCATGAGTATCACATTACATAAAAATAGAGTTAATTTCAATGCATTCGATTTATGATTGGATTTACACTGCCAAATGCATGCATTATTTAGtccataaaaaaacacaaaagccaTGTTCCCAAGGCATTTCAGCGgtaaacaaacatttttttagtaaCTTTTAGCATTTTTTGATGCTACTTGAAATagtgttttctttaaaatgctaggcttttagtcttttatattttttttccatttttatcattaatatatttatcaaatttcctaattaccctttttaaataaatcattattttattgtttttatgtcattttacattttacacaacTATTTCAATGGCTAATTTTACACAGCTATACTTAGTTAGTTTTGTGTGAACATAAGccaaaatcaaaaaattaataggGTTACCTCCTCGGGCTATAAGAAATGTGAAGAAGCAGTCTCTCATCCCAGTTACCGTCCAAACCCGGCGCTGCGTCAGCAACACCCTTCACGGTCtgcaacacaacacaacacaaacatAGTTAATCACGAAGTTGAATATGAGGAAGTGAGTAGTAAGCAATTGTTGACACACCTGGCAAAGCATTATGGTTGAATTCTTGAACGCGGCGTCGCTAACCCAAACGTATAGGCCAACGACCTTGATGCCGCCGACGAGCATTCTAGAAACCTGGCGGACATGTTCGGCGACCCAGTCCTTGTCGATGAAAAGGGAAGAGGAATCAGCGAGCTCGgatttggatttagatttgGGGCCCTTCTTCTTGTCGGGCTCGGTGAGGGAGCAGGCGGGCTCGCCGGAGTCGTTGTGTGGGGTGGGAATGAGATCGAAGAGGAAGGCCCGGCCCAAAGCGGAGCTGAACTTTCCGATTAAAAGACCCACCTGCAAGTGGAATGGAATTGGGAGTGTTAGTTAATCAGttatttgagagagagagatgacAATGGAATGAGTGAGTGCCTCGGATGGAACTGCGGATTGGCTGAGACGATCCTCCGCCAATTTGAGTCGCGTTTCTTCTCCGACTACGGCTTTCGCCATGACTGATCACTCAATTGCTACCCTCTCACTCACTAGTCAACACAAATTGGAAACCAAATTAATATTGGGAACGAATTTGTTGTGCCACATTCAAAAAGAAGAATGACTAATTATCTTTGATATTAACACacttaaatatattaacaaaaattattaattatcattgaaaagttaattgaaagattataatttattatttctctATTCTTATATATAAGGAAAAGCTACCTTAATTACATTTCATAAGTTATTTGAAAGtttataagttattatttttcttctttttataaaatcgagttacttaattcattaaaatttaaaacaaattatttttgttgatagttataatttttcttaaatttataagcTCTTACAAAATCatctttgttattaatatttttttctaattatttgtcAATATATCATCTCTTTTTATTAatgatgattatttataattttaaaaaattaatataaaaaacattataaattaagtcttattaaaaaaaatcatttcaaacataGGTCTTATAAACATGAACACAGGAAGTATGAATTAGGAGCTAAAAAACTAAcaacttataaattatttgatttaattgaaattatatgATAAGACTAATTCATAAATTAACTCACGTAAAATgttatgcttaaaaaaaatttatagatgacttttcttaaacatttttttatttgtacatGAAAAacttgaatgtatgtatatCTCATATCTATTATTATAAAACATGATACAAATCACATGTTTTAGATAATTGGTatgatttactttttttttagaggTTTTGTTGCTATACAATGGAgtgagtatatatattttttatcaactttGGTTCGGTAACAAATATGTTAACTATAAGATCAAAGTAAATAGTTTgacataaaaaaactaataagattttttttatttaaccactAGAGTCGACCTAGTGGTGAAGATTTAAAGTAGTATACATGGAGTTCTAAGTTTAAATCTCAGTGtatcattgtaaaaaaaataatctgattttttatttttttcatctttaaagattttttttcaaattatttcctaATAAAATTGGATATTTACAAAGGAGAATTTTCACTTTTATGAattgaattgataaaataaaaattatgcaagaaaataaattagatcataaaattttaagaaaaaacatataataattcaataaataattgtaCAGTTGATATTGTTTAAAGAATTTCTAACATTAAGGAGCATGCAGTGTTAGAAAAGTTAAGATTATAAAAAGAAGTTGGAGTTGATTGTAGTTTGTATTGTATGcctataaaaacataaaattagataaaagagtttttccaaataatgaacaaaaaaagataagataatttttaaactaaataaaagagtaaaatgaaatttcaattaaaataaataaggataaaattgaaaaaaaaagttaaaaacttatttttcataaactatTTCGAGTAACTATAAATAGCTTATTAAAGTAAGTTACTtgaaataacttataaaaaatacattattaaaataaatttgtgtatCAAACAAACTTATAAGCTAGTCAAAGGAGCTTATAAGTTTCTTAGTTCCAAACATAGCCTTAGTCATTATCTTTCTTTCCAccaataatatcataatttgtgttgttttttcaTCTTaagaaatgttttttaatttatttttttaaaaataatttatgacagtttaaaactataaaaaaaagtaaaaaaatta is a window encoding:
- the LOC547690 gene encoding Phosphoglycerate mutase-like protein 1-like, whose product is MDTAAGQSPHPLHRCKTLHLVRHAQGFHNVEGEKNFEAYKSYDLFDANLTPLGWNQVDNLREHVKASGLSKKIELVIVSPLLRTMQTAVGVFGGEAYTDGINVPPLMNDNVGDSRRPAISSLNVPPFIAVELCREHLGVYPCDKRRNITDYRHMFPAIDFSLIENDDDILWKPDIREKNEEVAARGLKFLEWLWTRKEKEIAVVTHSGFLFHSLSAFGNDCHPNVKNEICTHFANCELRSMVIIDRGVIGSDESSTNYTGKIPYGRP
- the LOC100813649 gene encoding protein odr-4 homolog isoform X1, with protein sequence MAKAVVGEETRLKLAEDRLSQSAVPSEVGLLIGKFSSALGRAFLFDLIPTPHNDSGEPACSLTEPDKKKGPKSKSKSELADSSSLFIDKDWVAEHVRQVSRMLVGGIKVVGLYVWVSDAAFKNSTIMLCQTVKGVADAAPGLDGNWDERLLLHISYSPRRWNCRNCSLSSNITSSSLRPCDFKMGKVLTSLQTFKCMHNFNLRLPILRDSASKFQTLSDVLRHAISIHAKELAGAKALIDGKLVVESESYSSDGVHEVELLLSFLNDSSIEACSQGDVVGILSFSGLICSFAYLNSKEPISQAITDIKGDIITSLQSRLDIICDEVDADSGNNHDVGSQVSDELSAETPVPQLVLHLLRKGCSLPFPRRVFAPWLAVVYVCDYLQPFETVEVLKDHCMELLSMKAPTDVSKILEPEKEELSFKTKSFWDVAVPSYSEIHLMEDKSKRDGGSESSSSKTVKPGHINVVAAGLILLLSVLVGFLLFALKG
- the LOC100813649 gene encoding protein odr-4 homolog isoform X2 — encoded protein: MAKAVVGEETRLKLAEDRLSQSAVPSEVGLLIGKFSSALGRAFLFDLIPTPHNDSGEPACSLTEPDKKKGPKSKSKSELADSSSLFIDKDWVAEHVRQVSRMLVGGIKVVGLYVWVSDAAFKNSTIMLCQTVKGVADAAPGLDGNWDERLLLHISYSPRRWNCRNCSLSSNITSSSLRPCDFKMGKVLTSLQTFKCMHNFNLRLPILRDSASKFQTLSDVLRHAISIHAKELAGAKALIDGKLVVESESYSSDGVHEVELLLSFLNDSSIEACSQGDVVGILSFSGLICSFAYLNSKEPISQAITDIKGDIITSLQSRLDIICDEVDADSGNNHDVGSQVSDELSAETPVPQLVLHLLRKGCSLPFPRRVFAPWLAVVYVCDYLQPFETVEKRLPGLC